From a region of the Burkholderia lata genome:
- the gndA gene encoding NADP-dependent phosphogluconate dehydrogenase: MGKQAIGVIGLAVMGRNLALNIESRGYAVSVYNRSREKTDELIAEFPGRNLVPTYTLEEFVASLETPRRILMMVKAGEATDATIASLKPLLEKGDVLIDGGNTHFTDTIRRNQELAQSGLHFIGTGVSGGEEGALRGPSIMPGGQRDAYDLVEPILKQIAAKAPSDGEPCVAYMGPDGAGHYVKMVHNGIEYGDMQLIAESYAVLKDVAGLTNDELGAVYTEWNQGELDSYLMEITSKIFGKKDEETGKHLVDVILDRAAQKGTGKWTSQNALDLGVPLPLITESVFARVLSSLKTERVAASKVLSGPAAAPFDGDRAAFVEAVRRALYLSKVISYAQGFAQLRTASEEYGWNLDLGTIAKIFRAGCIIRARFLQKITDAYAKDPALANLLLDPYFKDIAANYQASLRDVVVAAVKAGVPVPAFASAVAYFDSYRSERLPANLVQAQRDFFGAHTFERTDKPGSFHANWS; the protein is encoded by the coding sequence ATGGGCAAACAAGCAATCGGTGTGATCGGGCTCGCGGTGATGGGCCGCAATCTCGCACTCAATATCGAGAGCCGCGGTTACGCGGTGTCGGTGTACAACCGCAGCCGCGAGAAAACCGACGAACTGATCGCCGAATTCCCCGGCCGCAATCTGGTGCCGACCTATACGCTCGAGGAGTTCGTCGCGTCGCTCGAAACGCCGCGCCGGATCCTGATGATGGTGAAGGCCGGCGAAGCGACCGATGCGACGATTGCGTCGCTCAAGCCGCTGCTCGAGAAGGGCGACGTGCTGATCGACGGCGGCAATACGCACTTCACCGACACGATCCGCCGCAACCAGGAGCTCGCGCAATCGGGCCTGCACTTCATCGGCACCGGCGTGTCGGGTGGCGAAGAGGGCGCGCTGCGCGGCCCGTCGATCATGCCCGGCGGCCAGCGTGACGCATACGACCTCGTCGAGCCGATCCTCAAGCAGATCGCCGCCAAGGCGCCGTCGGACGGCGAGCCGTGCGTCGCGTACATGGGCCCGGACGGTGCAGGCCATTACGTGAAGATGGTCCACAACGGCATCGAATACGGCGACATGCAGCTGATCGCCGAAAGCTATGCGGTGCTGAAAGACGTCGCGGGCCTGACCAACGACGAACTCGGCGCGGTGTACACCGAGTGGAACCAGGGCGAACTCGACAGCTACCTGATGGAGATCACGTCGAAGATCTTCGGCAAGAAGGACGAGGAAACCGGCAAGCATCTGGTCGACGTGATCCTCGATCGCGCCGCGCAGAAGGGTACCGGCAAGTGGACGAGCCAGAATGCGCTGGATCTCGGCGTGCCGCTGCCGCTGATCACCGAATCGGTGTTCGCGCGCGTGCTGTCGTCGCTGAAGACCGAGCGCGTCGCGGCCAGCAAGGTCCTGTCGGGCCCGGCCGCCGCACCGTTCGACGGCGATCGTGCCGCGTTCGTCGAAGCGGTGCGCCGCGCGCTGTACCTGAGCAAGGTGATCTCGTACGCGCAGGGCTTCGCGCAACTGCGCACGGCGTCGGAAGAGTACGGCTGGAACCTCGATCTCGGGACGATCGCGAAGATCTTCCGTGCGGGCTGCATCATCCGTGCGCGCTTCCTGCAGAAGATCACGGACGCGTACGCGAAGGATCCGGCGCTCGCGAACCTGCTGCTCGATCCGTACTTCAAGGACATCGCCGCGAACTACCAGGCATCGCTGCGCGACGTCGTGGTCGCCGCGGTGAAGGCCGGCGTGCCGGTACCGGCGTTCGCGTCGGCGGTCGCGTACTTCGACAGCTACCGCTCCGAGCGGCTGCCGGCGAACCTCGTGCAGGCGCAGCGAGATTTCTTCGGCGCGCACACGTTCGAGCGTACCGACAAGCCGGGCAGCTTCCACGCGAACTGGTCCTGA
- a CDS encoding DUF938 domain-containing protein has product MTDPTSSPDPSARLSAPAAERNRGPILDVLRRVLPASGRVLEIASGTGQHAVHFAQALPGLHWQPSDPDAQARRSIAAWVAHAGLANVAGPLAFDVRDASWPVDALDAIVCINMIHISPWACTDALFAGASRLLRPGGVLFLYGPYRREGRHTAPSNEAFDLQLRSRDPSWGVRDLETVVALGLDRGLDCIEVVEMPANNLSVVFRRLPHVEQ; this is encoded by the coding sequence GTGACCGATCCGACATCTTCTCCCGATCCGTCCGCGCGGCTGTCGGCGCCGGCAGCCGAACGCAATCGCGGGCCGATCCTCGACGTCTTGCGCCGCGTGTTGCCGGCGAGCGGTCGCGTGCTCGAAATCGCGAGCGGCACGGGGCAGCATGCGGTCCACTTCGCGCAGGCGTTGCCGGGCCTGCACTGGCAGCCGAGCGATCCCGATGCGCAGGCGCGGCGCTCGATCGCGGCGTGGGTTGCCCATGCGGGCCTCGCCAACGTTGCCGGGCCGCTCGCGTTCGACGTGCGCGACGCGTCGTGGCCGGTCGACGCGCTCGATGCAATCGTCTGCATCAACATGATTCACATCTCGCCGTGGGCCTGCACCGACGCGCTGTTCGCAGGCGCGTCGCGCCTGCTGCGGCCGGGTGGCGTGCTGTTCCTTTACGGGCCGTATCGCCGCGAGGGCCGGCACACGGCGCCGTCGAACGAAGCCTTCGACCTGCAACTGCGCAGCCGCGACCCGTCGTGGGGTGTGCGCGATCTCGAGACCGTCGTCGCGCTCGGCCTCGATCGCGGGCTCGACTGCATCGAAGTGGTCGAGATGCCGGCGAACAACCTGAGTGTCGTGTTCCGGCGGCTGCCGCACGTGGAGCAATGA
- a CDS encoding NAD-dependent protein deacetylase: protein MNDKALHDPSTADVDPAALDALHTFVERHPRLLVLTGAGISTDSGIPGYRDRNGQWMRSPPIQLHEFLGSDAARRRYWARSMIGWPVVGRAQPNGSHVALARLGRAGRIERLVTQNVDGLHQRAGSGDVIELHGGIDGVTCLGCGAHHARATIQVMLERDNPELLGAEAEPAADGDAHLEWAALDTFRIPACPACGGLLKPAVVFFGENVPRERVALASQALDAADALLVVGSSLMVYSGYRFCVWAQAQHKPVAALNLGHTRADPMLTLKVEARCASTLDALTARLGLTGHAPEQAS from the coding sequence ATGAACGACAAAGCCTTGCACGACCCTTCAACCGCCGACGTCGATCCGGCCGCACTCGATGCGCTGCACACGTTCGTCGAGCGTCATCCGCGCCTGCTGGTGCTGACCGGCGCGGGCATCAGCACCGACTCCGGCATTCCCGGCTATCGCGACCGCAACGGCCAATGGATGCGCTCGCCGCCGATCCAGCTCCACGAATTCCTCGGCTCCGATGCCGCGCGGCGGCGCTACTGGGCGCGCAGCATGATCGGCTGGCCCGTCGTCGGCCGCGCGCAGCCGAACGGGTCGCACGTCGCGCTCGCGCGGCTCGGCCGCGCGGGACGGATCGAGCGTCTCGTCACGCAGAACGTCGACGGCCTGCACCAGCGCGCGGGCAGCGGCGACGTCATTGAACTGCACGGCGGAATCGACGGCGTCACGTGCCTCGGCTGCGGCGCGCATCACGCGCGCGCGACGATCCAGGTCATGCTCGAGCGCGACAATCCCGAACTGCTGGGCGCGGAGGCCGAGCCGGCCGCGGATGGCGACGCGCACCTCGAATGGGCCGCGCTCGACACGTTCCGCATCCCGGCGTGCCCCGCATGCGGCGGGCTGCTGAAGCCGGCGGTCGTGTTTTTCGGCGAAAACGTGCCGCGCGAGCGCGTGGCACTTGCGTCGCAGGCGCTCGATGCAGCCGATGCGCTGCTGGTCGTCGGCTCGTCGCTGATGGTGTATTCCGGCTACCGCTTCTGCGTGTGGGCGCAGGCACAGCACAAGCCGGTCGCCGCGCTCAATCTCGGCCATACGCGCGCCGATCCGATGCTGACGCTGAAGGTCGAGGCGCGCTGCGCATCCACGCTCGACGCGCTGACTGCGCGGTTGGGCCTGACGGGCCACGCACCGGAGCAGGCATCGTGA
- a CDS encoding GNAT family N-acetyltransferase, whose amino-acid sequence MPDANDWLDIDYRTLFRLHPDRRIERENDPECSPAPRFWLGRCADGSLAGVRADVPAPIADALVRLADSEPPLADRMQPAHLERYLALLASVPHWNIGLVYPLPHALRFDTAPCVALIDGDSDAGRHLLHALSTQGMPEGLFSMGFRHVADLWAPWCAAVVDGEVASVAFAARLSEIGAELGLATAPAFRGRGLAAAVTAAWSRLPSLQTRTLFYSTDSDNRASQRVASRLGLTLRGTTLRVA is encoded by the coding sequence ATGCCTGACGCAAACGACTGGCTGGATATCGACTACCGCACGCTGTTCCGGCTGCATCCGGATCGCCGGATCGAACGCGAGAACGATCCCGAATGCTCGCCTGCCCCGCGCTTCTGGCTCGGCCGATGCGCGGACGGCAGCCTGGCGGGCGTACGCGCCGACGTGCCCGCCCCGATCGCAGACGCACTCGTGCGCCTGGCCGATAGCGAACCGCCGCTGGCGGACCGCATGCAGCCCGCGCATCTCGAACGCTATCTCGCGCTGCTCGCCTCTGTTCCGCACTGGAATATCGGCCTCGTCTACCCGCTGCCGCACGCACTCCGGTTCGACACCGCCCCATGCGTCGCGCTGATCGACGGCGACAGCGACGCGGGCCGGCACCTGCTGCATGCGCTGTCCACGCAGGGCATGCCCGAAGGCCTGTTCTCGATGGGGTTTCGGCACGTCGCCGATCTGTGGGCACCGTGGTGCGCGGCCGTCGTCGACGGAGAAGTCGCCTCGGTCGCGTTCGCCGCGCGGCTGTCCGAAATCGGTGCCGAACTCGGTCTCGCGACGGCCCCTGCGTTTCGGGGGCGTGGCCTCGCGGCGGCGGTGACCGCAGCGTGGTCGCGGCTGCCGTCGCTTCAAACGCGCACGCTGTTCTACAGCACCGACAGCGACAACCGCGCGTCACAACGCGTGGCGTCGCGCCTCGGCCTCACGCTGCGCGGCACGACGCTGCGGGTGGCTTAG
- a CDS encoding lysozyme inhibitor LprI family protein produces MNALQHRVIGLTAGALFCAVASSALADEAERAAICKTAEETGYTADIRNCLRLKYEAADRRLNAVYKTKMANLDEQGKARLRNDERRWLKARDATCAESRQPDAGGTLGLVEHDSCFVDETERRVKVIEAFR; encoded by the coding sequence ATGAATGCGCTTCAACACAGGGTGATCGGTCTGACAGCGGGCGCTTTGTTCTGCGCGGTTGCGTCCAGTGCGCTCGCGGACGAAGCAGAGCGAGCCGCTATCTGCAAGACCGCCGAGGAAACGGGCTACACGGCCGACATCCGCAATTGCTTGCGGCTGAAATACGAAGCGGCCGACAGGCGGTTGAATGCCGTCTACAAGACGAAGATGGCGAACCTGGACGAGCAGGGCAAAGCGAGACTGCGCAACGACGAGCGCCGCTGGCTCAAGGCACGGGATGCCACATGTGCCGAATCGCGGCAGCCCGATGCGGGCGGCACGCTCGGGCTCGTGGAACACGACAGTTGCTTCGTCGACGAAACCGAGCGTCGCGTCAAGGTGATCGAAGCTTTTCGTTGA
- a CDS encoding LLM class oxidoreductase, producing MTTPAPARPDVAHRVFSDGRLSIGLTLPLLRTGHIVADFDEQLELAALADTLGFRALWIRDVPLNSADYPDPVGHLDPWVLLGALASRTRRIALASGAIVLPLRHPLHIAKGALSVATLSGGRFILGLGSGDRPPEYAAFGVDAETRRDRYRAHWDVVAAALGVPSRVLPDEAPPDAPEFTLLPRGNDAVPMLAVGSGGQSVDWIARHSIGWMTYHRDPDTQRVRYSMWRAAVDRLASPAFRAFGVSMRLDLLADPEAPATALPLGYAAGRRALIDILRDMRAAGTHHVTLNPGSDRPVREVIEEIAEHVLPAFHDEPA from the coding sequence ATGACTACGCCCGCCCCTGCCCGCCCCGACGTCGCGCATCGCGTCTTTTCGGACGGACGGTTGTCGATCGGCCTGACGCTTCCGCTGCTTCGCACCGGCCATATCGTCGCCGACTTCGACGAGCAGCTCGAACTCGCGGCGCTGGCCGACACGCTCGGCTTTCGCGCACTGTGGATTCGCGACGTGCCGCTGAACAGCGCCGACTACCCCGACCCGGTCGGCCACCTCGATCCGTGGGTCCTGCTCGGCGCACTGGCGTCACGCACGCGCCGGATCGCGCTCGCCAGCGGTGCGATCGTGCTGCCGCTGCGTCATCCGCTGCATATCGCGAAAGGCGCGCTGTCGGTCGCGACGCTATCGGGCGGCCGCTTCATCCTCGGGCTCGGCTCCGGCGACCGGCCGCCCGAATATGCGGCGTTCGGCGTCGATGCGGAGACGCGGCGCGACCGCTACCGCGCGCACTGGGACGTCGTCGCGGCCGCGCTCGGCGTGCCATCTCGCGTGCTGCCCGACGAAGCGCCGCCCGATGCGCCCGAATTCACGCTGCTGCCGCGCGGCAACGACGCGGTGCCGATGCTGGCGGTCGGCTCGGGCGGGCAAAGCGTCGACTGGATCGCACGGCACTCGATCGGCTGGATGACGTACCACCGCGATCCGGACACGCAGCGCGTCCGCTATTCGATGTGGCGCGCAGCGGTCGACCGGCTCGCGTCGCCCGCCTTTCGCGCATTCGGCGTATCGATGCGGCTCGACCTCCTCGCGGATCCCGAGGCGCCAGCCACCGCATTGCCGCTCGGCTATGCAGCCGGACGCCGCGCATTGATCGACATCCTGCGGGACATGCGCGCGGCGGGCACGCATCACGTCACGCTGAATCCGGGCTCGGACCGGCCCGTGCGCGAAGTCATCGAAGAAATCGCGGAACACGTTCTGCCGGCTTTTCACGACGAGCCAGCGTAA
- a CDS encoding mechanosensitive ion channel domain-containing protein, which translates to MRHILLGWLLAAVVSAAHAAAPAPAAASAASGTAPALTPQQAQQALNVLENPRDRAQVETTLRAIAAVGALSAPAIAASDAAAASAASAAAAPTALTSNGLASMLVRQGSRWTVEIGGALKESLHSLLDVGSVGSWWRDRLVRADERADLAHALWIILAVLVPALFVEWLAKRLLRRALAAVAARRADTSRLTPPDAVTSGAAPPDDDDAPPDTPTPPAAPDAAPASSQGRGHARRHTTLLHRMPRALVSLALRAVPLLVFVGVASLTMSVIGDTGTPIESALEALIDIYVICRLVTIVSRLFFQPDARQLRLLHISDAWADFAQRSIARIVIVVGACTAAVEIAANFGLSDAGHVALLKAVALVGHLMVSALILQCRLPVAARIRSAAEDRPSFTMIANTLADAWAPVSVFVVMALWFVWALDVHNGYRVLITLGGRSIAVMIGMRMVSIVVFGALARLFQGRDEDRTLVHAHAYRYYPLLRQIVSGAIGIVTLLLLLQIWGVPIFRAFETGTIGHRLASALVTIAIAAIVALIVWEAANIAIERRLQRWTREGNLMRAARLRTLLPMLRSLLFVMIALVVVLTGLSQLGVNVGPLLAGASIFGVALGFGSQKLVQDFITGIFLLMENAMQVGDWVTLAGVSGTVEYLSIRTVRLRAGDGSLYTIPFSSVTTVNNTNRGLGNASVKISIAYGEDIDRAIATLKEIGAALRDDPKYHDGILSDFSYWGIDQVDGATLALAGQMQCTDSTRWSVQREFNRRIAETFRERGIRIANPQRSVVAYADGSRPVVDDEIGSNGDNGHAAEPAARPPSPAEPARKPG; encoded by the coding sequence ATGCGACATATCCTCCTCGGCTGGCTGCTTGCCGCCGTCGTCTCGGCCGCCCACGCGGCCGCTCCCGCCCCTGCCGCCGCGTCGGCCGCTTCCGGCACCGCGCCCGCGCTGACACCGCAACAGGCGCAGCAGGCACTCAATGTGCTCGAAAATCCACGCGATCGCGCGCAGGTCGAAACGACGCTGCGTGCGATCGCGGCCGTCGGCGCGCTGAGCGCACCCGCAATCGCGGCGAGCGATGCGGCTGCGGCCAGCGCCGCGTCGGCCGCCGCGGCCCCGACCGCACTGACGTCGAATGGGCTCGCATCGATGCTCGTCCGGCAGGGATCGCGCTGGACCGTCGAAATCGGCGGTGCGCTGAAGGAATCGCTGCACTCGCTGCTCGATGTCGGCTCGGTCGGAAGCTGGTGGCGTGACAGGCTGGTGCGCGCCGACGAACGCGCGGATCTTGCACACGCGCTCTGGATCATCCTCGCCGTGCTCGTGCCCGCACTCTTCGTCGAATGGCTCGCGAAGCGGCTGTTGCGACGCGCGCTGGCCGCAGTGGCGGCTCGGCGTGCCGACACGTCGCGCCTCACCCCGCCCGACGCCGTTACATCCGGTGCCGCGCCGCCCGACGACGACGACGCGCCGCCGGACACCCCCACCCCGCCCGCCGCCCCCGACGCCGCGCCCGCCTCGTCGCAAGGCCGCGGCCACGCGCGGCGCCACACCACGCTGCTGCACCGGATGCCGCGCGCGCTCGTCAGCCTTGCGTTGCGTGCCGTGCCACTGCTCGTGTTCGTCGGCGTCGCGAGCCTGACGATGTCGGTGATCGGCGATACGGGCACCCCGATCGAATCCGCGCTCGAAGCGCTGATCGACATCTACGTGATCTGCCGGCTCGTCACGATCGTCAGCCGGCTGTTCTTCCAGCCCGATGCGCGGCAATTGCGGTTGCTGCATATCAGCGACGCATGGGCCGACTTCGCGCAACGCTCGATCGCGCGGATCGTGATCGTGGTCGGCGCCTGCACGGCCGCGGTCGAGATTGCCGCGAACTTCGGTCTCAGCGACGCCGGTCACGTCGCGCTGCTGAAAGCCGTCGCGCTCGTCGGGCACCTGATGGTCTCGGCGCTGATCCTGCAGTGCCGCCTGCCGGTCGCCGCGCGGATCCGCTCGGCCGCCGAGGATCGTCCGTCCTTCACGATGATCGCCAACACGCTCGCGGACGCATGGGCGCCCGTCTCGGTATTCGTCGTGATGGCGCTGTGGTTCGTGTGGGCGCTCGACGTCCACAACGGCTACCGCGTGCTGATCACGCTCGGCGGCCGCTCGATCGCCGTGATGATCGGCATGCGGATGGTGTCGATCGTCGTGTTCGGCGCGCTCGCGCGGCTGTTCCAGGGCCGCGACGAAGATCGCACGCTCGTCCATGCGCACGCGTACCGCTACTACCCGCTGCTACGCCAGATCGTGTCGGGCGCGATCGGCATCGTGACCCTCTTGCTGTTGCTGCAGATCTGGGGCGTGCCGATCTTCCGTGCGTTCGAAACCGGCACGATCGGCCACCGGCTCGCGTCGGCGCTGGTGACGATCGCCATCGCGGCCATCGTCGCGCTCATCGTGTGGGAAGCCGCGAACATCGCGATCGAGCGCCGGCTGCAGCGATGGACGCGCGAAGGCAATCTCATGCGCGCGGCGCGGCTGCGCACGCTGCTGCCGATGCTGCGCTCGCTGCTGTTCGTGATGATCGCGCTCGTCGTCGTGCTGACGGGCCTCAGCCAGCTCGGCGTGAACGTCGGCCCGCTGCTTGCCGGCGCCAGCATCTTCGGCGTCGCGCTCGGCTTCGGCTCGCAGAAGCTGGTGCAGGATTTCATCACCGGGATCTTCCTGCTGATGGAAAACGCGATGCAGGTGGGCGACTGGGTCACGCTCGCCGGCGTGTCGGGCACGGTCGAGTACCTGTCGATCCGCACCGTGCGGTTGCGCGCGGGCGACGGGTCGCTCTACACGATCCCGTTCAGCTCGGTAACGACCGTCAACAATACGAATCGCGGGCTCGGCAACGCGTCCGTCAAGATCAGCATTGCCTACGGCGAGGATATCGATCGCGCGATCGCGACGCTGAAGGAAATCGGCGCCGCGTTGCGCGACGATCCGAAGTACCACGACGGCATCCTGTCGGACTTCAGCTACTGGGGTATCGACCAGGTCGACGGCGCGACGCTCGCGCTGGCCGGACAGATGCAATGCACGGACTCGACGCGCTGGAGCGTGCAGCGCGAATTCAACCGGCGGATCGCGGAGACGTTCCGCGAACGCGGTATCCGGATCGCCAATCCGCAGCGCAGCGTCGTCGCGTACGCGGACGGATCGCGGCCTGTGGTCGATGACGAAATCGGCAGCAACGGTGACAACGGCCATGCTGCCGAACCGGCGGCCCGACCGCCGTCGCCCGCCGAACCGGCGCGCAAGCCCGGTTGA
- a CDS encoding CerR family C-terminal domain-containing protein, with the protein MNEAKKLRRTSASGYARGDETRQRIIEAAIELFGERGFAGASTREIAAMAGVNAPALQYYFENKEGVYRACVETIAEHGWEVFASAVGHARAMLDAKADVDMLIDAFVGLLRALSDRMFTAPKTMNQRMFFAREQSGQEPASASEILMKRMRKPLNDVSAELIGRISGRPANDPVTRLRALSLFGQLTVFHLAQRSALQLLEWEAFEGERAELLIDTIAEQTRLLLQQWHAQRDELAADPEADSKRRPGAAAKRAAQPGASTPAAKSARRANKPAAR; encoded by the coding sequence ATGAACGAAGCGAAGAAGCTGCGCCGTACGTCGGCGAGCGGCTACGCCCGCGGCGACGAAACGCGCCAGCGGATCATCGAGGCGGCGATCGAACTGTTCGGCGAACGCGGGTTTGCGGGGGCATCGACCCGCGAGATCGCCGCGATGGCCGGTGTGAACGCGCCGGCGCTCCAGTACTACTTCGAGAACAAGGAAGGCGTGTACCGCGCGTGCGTGGAGACGATCGCGGAGCACGGCTGGGAGGTGTTCGCGTCGGCAGTCGGCCATGCGAGGGCGATGCTCGATGCAAAAGCGGACGTCGACATGCTGATCGACGCGTTCGTCGGGCTGCTGCGCGCGTTGTCGGACCGAATGTTTACGGCGCCGAAGACGATGAACCAGCGGATGTTCTTCGCGCGCGAGCAAAGCGGCCAGGAGCCGGCGAGCGCGAGCGAAATCCTGATGAAGCGCATGCGCAAGCCGCTCAACGACGTGAGCGCCGAGCTGATCGGCCGCATCTCGGGGCGACCCGCCAACGATCCCGTCACGCGCTTGCGTGCGCTGAGCCTGTTCGGGCAGCTCACGGTGTTCCACCTTGCGCAGCGTTCGGCGCTGCAGTTGCTCGAATGGGAGGCGTTCGAGGGCGAGCGCGCGGAATTGCTGATCGACACGATCGCCGAGCAGACGCGCTTGCTGCTCCAGCAATGGCACGCGCAGCGCGACGAATTGGCGGCCGATCCGGAAGCCGATTCGAAGCGGAGGCCAGGCGCGGCGGCGAAACGCGCGGCGCAGCCGGGAGCGTCGACGCCCGCCGCGAAAAGCGCTCGGCGTGCGAACAAGCCCGCCGCGCGTTAA
- a CDS encoding HlyD family secretion protein: MSTLQDPPQKANRQENGTTPRSGTGSKRRVLLVVAVIAAIGGAVWLGRWWTVGRFIESTNDAYLQADSMTAAPKVAGYVTDVYVRDNQAVKAGDPLVRLDVRQYQVALAQSLATVDARRADIARAEADISQQHANLDQADAQAKVSRINAQHASDEYTRYAPLAATGAETHERVADLKSTRDQAAATLAANNASIAAARTQIASFTAQLQQARAQLEAAQASAAQAQLDLDNTIVRSTLAGRVGDRTVRVGQYVQPGTRLLTVVPVDAIYLVANFKETQIGNMRIGQSVELHVDALPDGALSGVVDSFAPGTGAQFALLPPENATGNFTKIVQRVPVRIRLAANARAQRMLLPGLSVTVDVDTRSARDETHHG, translated from the coding sequence ATGTCGACGCTGCAAGACCCGCCACAGAAAGCAAATCGTCAGGAAAACGGAACAACCCCGCGCAGCGGAACCGGATCGAAGCGGCGCGTCCTGCTCGTCGTCGCCGTGATTGCGGCCATCGGCGGCGCCGTCTGGCTCGGCCGCTGGTGGACGGTCGGCCGCTTCATCGAGAGCACCAACGACGCATACCTGCAGGCGGACAGCATGACCGCTGCGCCGAAGGTCGCCGGCTACGTCACCGACGTGTATGTGCGCGACAACCAGGCCGTGAAGGCCGGCGATCCGCTCGTGCGGCTCGACGTTCGCCAGTACCAGGTCGCGCTTGCGCAATCGCTTGCGACCGTCGACGCGCGCCGCGCGGACATCGCTCGCGCCGAGGCCGACATCAGCCAGCAGCATGCGAATCTCGACCAGGCCGACGCGCAGGCGAAGGTGTCGCGCATCAATGCGCAGCACGCCAGCGACGAATACACGCGCTATGCGCCGCTCGCCGCGACCGGCGCGGAAACGCACGAACGCGTGGCCGACCTGAAGAGCACGCGCGATCAGGCCGCCGCGACGCTCGCCGCAAACAATGCGTCGATCGCTGCCGCGCGCACGCAGATCGCATCGTTCACCGCGCAACTCCAGCAGGCGCGCGCGCAGCTCGAAGCGGCGCAGGCCAGCGCCGCGCAGGCGCAGCTCGATCTCGACAACACGATCGTGCGCAGCACCCTCGCCGGCCGCGTCGGCGATCGCACGGTGCGCGTCGGTCAATACGTGCAGCCCGGCACGCGCCTGCTGACCGTCGTGCCCGTCGACGCGATCTACCTCGTCGCGAACTTCAAGGAAACGCAGATCGGCAACATGCGCATCGGCCAGTCCGTCGAACTGCACGTCGACGCGCTGCCGGATGGCGCGCTGTCCGGCGTCGTCGACAGCTTCGCGCCCGGCACGGGTGCGCAGTTTGCACTGCTGCCGCCCGAGAATGCGACCGGCAACTTCACGAAGATCGTCCAGCGCGTGCCGGTGCGCATCCGCCTCGCCGCGAATGCCCGCGCGCAGCGCATGCTGCTGCCGGGGCTGTCGGTGACGGTCGACGTCGATACGCGCTCGGCTCGCGACGAGACGCATCATGGCTGA